In the Trichoderma atroviride chromosome 4, complete sequence genome, CAGCCTGAAGAACCTCGGCAGCAGACACAAACTCGACGTCGTGCATGTACACCAGATCCAAGTATCGCGTACCCAGGCGCTCCAAGCTGCGGCAGACGCTGTAGCGCACCCACGCCGGGGAGTAGTCGAACTCGTCGGACTTGATTCGGCCGGCCTTTGTTATCAGGAAATATCCTTCTCGCGGCGGGGGCGGCGTCAGCAGTCGCAAGGCCTGGCCCAGCAGGATCTCGGAAGGGCCGTAGTAGGGCGAAGTGTCAAAGGCGTTGATTCCGTGCTCGAGCGCTCTCCGGACAATGTCGACGTAGGGCATGCGCGAGGGATCGGGGTGGTACTGGTGGTTGAAGGTGGCCGTGCCCAAGATGAGGGGCGGCAGCACCTGCGACAGCGGCATTCGAGAGGCTCCCATGGCGACTGTTTATGGCGGCTTGAACAGCCGAGTTGGGTTTATGGCAGGGCAGAGAGAGGCATTGTGGAGAGCGGGTGAAGAGGAGATCTTGTAGTATTTAATGGTTTGCGTCGATATCATGGAAACTAAGACACGGTGGTGGGCTGGAACTATGCTCGGAACAGTAGCGGAGAAACCggaaactttttttttttctcttcttttagTTTGGCCGTCTAAGAATAGCCCGATAGAGCCAAGACCCTGAATTTGACAGTGCAAATAACGAGTGGCCATGAATCCTCCATTCTGCGTGTACATGCGTGAATACGCATTATCCCACGTTGCTCCGTATGCGGAGTGGTGCAAAACGCGGAGAGTTACTCCAGATCGTCGGAAAAGAGGCTGACTGGACTCCATTTTCTCTTGATAGCTGCCCATTTCAGTATTTGGTCCTTGTAATACTTTGATAATGCACGGTAGAGCGCGCGCAGGTGGTGATTAGAACGGTATTGATTCCAGCTCGGAGTAATACCTAAACTTCCGTCGTCTAATATTCGAGCttagaaagagaaggaagaaaaggcccgTCGTCTTTTAAACTCCACCAAGCCGGATTTCAGCCTCGGATATTATTTGAGATTTGTATTACGGATAACAAATCGCATTTTACGGAAATGCAAATGTTGTTTACAAAGGATCTTGCAAGAGGAGCTGCACAGTACGCGATTGGACACGGAGAGGGTCCGATGGCATGCATCTTGACCCTCGCGTAGTTGtgcggctgaagatggaaattgcCGCACTGGATGCATCCGTCGTCTAATAAATTCCGGGAGCTCGTGCTCCGAAGAGCGAGATACACAGCATACAGATCCTGCAAGCTGCGTTTGTACGTGTTACCCCGAATCGAGCCAAGGCGATGCAGACGATGGATGCATATATAAGCAAGCAGCTCCTGGTATTTCTTGCAGCAACGGTGAGTCAGAAGAGAAATCCAGCTGCAGTCAATCTGCTTGATCATCATGTGCCGATCGAGATGGCGCATTCCAGCCCACTAATCACACAAGCGTCCGTCTTTGCGCTAGATCTTGGGCTGGATGTATTAGATCTTGGTGAATCTAATAATAGGTGCTTGTACAGTGTTTCATCAATCGGCATCGGCGCTACGGGAGCGTCGACATTCAATGTTCTAGATAAGTAGATTGACAGACGGTATGCGGTAATGGATGGCCAAGGCTCCAGCTGTAAGTGATTGATTTATTCTTAATGTTGTCTTTGTTATCGTTGTAATTCTGTCATCAGGTTTATTCATGCACTTGTTCAAGTTCAACGCTATTTCAATCGCTATGTCACTACATCATTTCATCTAAATCACCGCATCATACATCAATGAATACTACGATATATGCCGTCACCAATTAGCCACATCATGACTGAGTTTTGCACATGCGGCCATTCTCAGCCACCGTCCAGACCTCGCTGCCCACTCCCGCCCTCGCATACAGCAAGCTGCTCGGGTCATACTTTTGCTTaatctgcagcagcttcgggTAGTTTGCCCCGAAAAAGACGTCCTGGAAGTCGGGCTGCTGAAAGTCGGCCTCGTTCATGTAGGCGCCGGCGTTGGGCGTGGCGGCCTCGATGACGGGCTGCACGACATTCGTGATTGTGTCCTGCGTGGCCACCATGTCCTGGAAGGGCACCTGGAAGCTGTACGGCAGCGTCAGCGACGCCTCGACAATGGACGAGCGCCACTGCGGCAGCACGGCATttgcatcatcgccgccaaagcGCGAGACGTTGAGGCCCACGCCGATAAAGGTGACGCCCAGCTCGACCAGCTTCTGCGCCGTCGGGGAGAAACTCGGCAGCACCGCGCGGGGGATCAGCCGCCCGCCAAACAAGTCGGTGCCGACCTGGATGTTGCCGGCGGGAAACGGGCCCCAGTAGTTCTGGTAGTGGGCAAAGTAGCTGGGGAACTGCGTGTAAGTCGGCGCCAGCGTGATGTTGAGCGCGGCCAGGGCGTCGACAAAGGGCTTGAggatggcctcggcctcgtcctgCGTCTTGCCGTAGGCCGTCATGGCGGGCACCTGGAAGAAGCCCGGGCCGAAGAAGTAGATGATCATGACGCCCGAGTCGACAATGGCCGGCAGCGCGGCGTGGAAGGCGTCGACGATGGAATACAGCACGCTGTCGCCCAGCGAGGACGTGCCGATGGCGAACTTTGCgccggcgacgacggcgtcTGGATGCGCGCGGAACACCATGGACACGACCACGCCGTagttgccgccgccgccgccgctgagcGCCCAGTAGAGGTCCTCGTTCAGGGCGCGGGTTGCCGTCACCAGCGTGCCGTTGGGCGTCACCACGTCGTACGAGAGGGCATTGTCCGCTGCCAGGCCGTAGATTGTGCTGAGCGCCGAGTGGCCCGCGCCCTGGACGTAGCCTCCCGCAAGGCCCACGCTGGGACACTCGCCCGTCACCACAATCAGATTCGCCGCGTGGGCGGCCTCGAGCGCCTCAAAGCCCTGGATGCCGGCCCCCACCTGGAGCGCCTTGCCGGTGTAGAACTGGTCGGCCCAGTCCAGAATCGCCGTGTCCTTGAGGTGGTGCGTCCAGACCGAAAGGGCGCCGGCCCCGGTGGAGCGGCCGTTGTAGTCGTGTCCCGTGTTGCGAATGACGAAGCGGATGTTGCGCTTGGCCGCGAACTGGAGCGTTGCGGTGACGTGAGCCGCGGTCGACACGTTGACGGCATATCGCACGTAGTTGCCGAGCGTGCAGGGAGTGTCTTCTGGCTGAAAGGGGTCGCAGCTCGCGTTGGCGAACAGGGGCGCCATgaccgacgaggacgagTTGTAGCTGACGCGCAGACTGTGTTAGACGAGATCGTGCGTAATCTGGGGGAAATGGTATCTTGGAGATGCCATCTATGTACAAGATATCTTCTACTCACTGAATTGGAGAAGACAGCCAATTGTCCTGCAGAAACTGGCATTCCGTCGCATTGTAAGACGCCTCATGGCACGGCGACCCCAGCGGAACTGTCGCAATCAGCCGCCCATCAACAGTCTTGTTGAAGGCAGCCCAGTCACCAGCGCTGGGCCAGCATGCATCGCCAGGAAAGCATTTGCAAGACGAGCTCGTCGTTGCAGGTGCAGCATGGGCAAGGCTCGCAAAGCAGCCCGCAATGGCAAACAATGCAGATCCCAGGCGACTACGATGCATCTTTTGAAACGTGGGAAAAGATCAAaatggtaaaaaaaaaacgaagcTGAGAAGAAACCAAAAAGATGGAATGAACTAGCTATGCGCGGATCGGCCGACTTATATCTAGCATTTCGTCTTGCTCGATTTACAACCCATCTTGCAGTCTCCAGTTTACCGTTGTCTCTCGGCTCAATGCGTGCCGGATTAAAATCAGTCTACTTCTCTTTCTGGCGACATCATCAGTCGATAGTTTGCGAAATCTAATGCTAGCAGCTTTAATCAAACCACGTTGGATGCGCGGGCCTCTGCAGCCCCCCCGATtgtttgccttgccttgccaaGTCCGCGGCCGCAGAGACGAGCTCTGCTCTCATCCTCGTGCAGTAACgtgtagttttttttttctgcttgcTCGGCTGGGGCTAAAATatggcccccccctctttcaaAAAGACCTGGGGGAAGAGAGCAAGACCGCGCTTCTTTCGGCGTATGTGTGAGAACGTGACCCCCGAATAACCCAGTAGGTGAAGACGTTATTGGCCGAAGCCGAGACAAGGGAAGTTGTAcgaagcagagaaagagagagagctgaagAGGGGTTTGATGAacaaagctggagaaggatcTGGAGGCCATGTCCTTCTTATTAGCACGAACCGCGGTGATCATGACACCATGTGTTTCTGTTCATCTATGTGCCAGACAATGTGCCGGCATCATGTATACATATAATATGCCCGTAAGGTAGTATTCCAAGTAAAATATCTCCTTAATACCCCATGATTCGGCAGTCAATTCGGCCGATGTCAGGCAACCAAGTAAaatgaagacgagaaaaaaaaaaaaacttccGGTTCTCTCCAAGTCTGGACCTCCATCTCAAAACCCTCAACCAGCTGTGCCTCCGTCACCGTCGCTTTGGAAAGGGCTGCGGGCTTGCAACGTCCCCCCCAGCACTACTGCACAAGGGCCTTGCCTAGTGCTCTTCTCAACACTCAATGCTACTCTACCCAGTATAATCCCTGGTGTAAGTGAGAGATTTTGTGTGTTTTAGTGGCTAGCTGAAGcctgcaaaaggaaaaaaaagtcgacAGCTCTCCTGCATGTTGACAGGGGGATACTGTGAAAAGCTTCAGGGACATGGCAGAAGGGCTTTGGTGCTGTTCTGCATCGTATTCATGCCCTGCAACGTGCTCTCTCTCGCGacagtacctaggtatagAACAAAAGACGGGGCTTTTTGCTTTCcgtttcttactttttttttgtaaatgATACGTAATTTGCCCTTTCGGATGATCGTGCCAAGCGAGATTTTCATGCATGCCATTTGTCGCAAACAGTTACCCAGCCATCAATATaagttgctcttctttctctcggCTCTCGGCCTTTGTTGTCTAATTGTTGTTTTACAAAGCAACACGTATTTACAAGCTCGCTGCTAAACAACCTGCTATTTCTGAAACCATGTCTCTTCTCGGAAAAGAACGCGCGCtgtggccgccgccggctcTTCAGGGTGGAGTTCCCGGGCGGTCCAGGGGGTTACCGGGGAAAGATGTCGGGGAAGACGGGACGCTGGTGGCGTTTATAGGCGAAGTTGAAATAAGACTGAGACcaaaaaaaggccagaaTAAGACATTGTCCGAGGTTTTTTGAGGCCCTTCTCCGCGCGCCAAAGATTTGACGGCATGGAAACTAAGGAAGCCAAAGATTAGTCAAGCGGGATAACTAGTTCCCGTTGGAGACATCATCTTTATGCTCTCAGAGTCTAGAGCAGGCAATATTGGTAGTGGTGATTTTTCTGGACATGGTGATGCGTCAGGTAGACTGGCATCATGGCTTGCAGATCAGATCTCACAAAAGTGTCCTCAACGGCATCAATTCCGGCTCCCCCAAAGCTGCCTGCTACTCCCCTTGTCAAAGACCGAATGCAACCAGGCTAGGTATACATGCTTTGCACTGTAACCAGCCTAGGTTCACGTCAAGTCATCTCCGTCCTGTCGTCTGGGTAGACCGCCTGCTGCCCAAGGCGACCCCTACAGCCGCCACTTGAATGCTACCCTCTTGAGCATGTACATGCCAGAACGATTTACTGTTATTAGTAATCTCCCAAAGAGCAGAAGGGCAGGAGGCTAcggggaaaagggaaaaaaaaattgaaaaaaaaaaaaaaaaaaaaaaaaaaaaaaaaaaaaaaaaacgaaaagaaaagaaagcaaacgGCGTGAAAAAGTTGCATCGGAGTTTGAGCTGGTTTGGCAACGCCCGAGTGAAGTGCCGGTCAATGCTAGACGCCTTTCATTTCCACTTGactcttttttaatatatagaTTAAAAACCAGCTGAGAGACATATGATAGAAACTTGAGACTAGACAGCCAGCCCCATGCTTGGTCTCGCATTGAAGCCACAAAGTTCGTTTCTGTCTCCGTTTTGGAGCCAAATGCGACGGTAACTAGCACAAAACGGCATCAGCTAGAGAAGATAGGAAGCTTGTCAATAACGATCTAGACCCCCGACCAACCTTTTTGCAATGGCACGCACGAGTAATGGGTAGCACCGTAGCAGCGACAAGTTTAAACCACTTGCTGCAAACAGCAACGAGGATTTGGCGGAACTCTTTCCCTTATAAGACAATTTGACAATATTcggagagaagaaacaggaaaaaaaaaaggtcaggAGACATGGGGTACGGCATTCGCTGACAcacactcttcttctctgccttaCTACAGTAATAGGCCCGGCAGTCGTTGGGAAACCCACCCCATGTCAGCGAAACTTCCAAATCCTCTGCTGTAaaacttcttttttggggagagagaggggcgGTAGATCTTTAGGGCCAAGAGCTGAGGGTGGTATCGGACGTCTTAACCTACCGCACATTAAATGGACTGAGACATGCtgacgttttttttttctttttcctcttttttcgcTTATTGTTCTTTATTCCATCCCGTGTgtggctttttcttctttagaACACTTCAATGCTTGCCTAGTTTTCAAGCCACATACATGGCGCCCAGGAACAGCTTCCACCAGGAGTAGTCTTTCTACCACACAATGCCGACGCTTGCTACCAGTTGCTGCGTTTCATTAAATCCGATATCCCTAAACTCCTCTGCGGCAGGCATCAGGgtattaatattcttaagcGTATTCTCCTCGGGTAtgcgtgtgtgtgttttGCACACATAATTACATCaccccccccttctctccatctctctctctctctctcactaATACCCTCGCTCCCTGTCCAAGGGAACCCGACACTCTGGATTACAAGCTCCCCTTTTCTTGGCAAAAAAGATACCCAGGGTCCTCCCGCCTCCACTGTTTCTAGGTTTCAAGCCTTCAgtctctttgttcttttttttttaccctttACATCTTCttgtatattttttttcatttgtttGGAAGGCGGGAACGACACACAATGGCGTGGGCGTACAACACGCGGGAGGGCACGCCAAACCATGGATCCATGATAGCCTCCATTGCCCTGGCGGTAACGGCCTTGTCTCTGGCCGCGCTGTGTCTGCGGATCTATGTGCGGACGAGGATCGCAAAGGCCGTGGGTTTAGGTACGTATCTCTCTTTGAGGCGAGACGGGCGGGTTCGGGTTCCTGGCCCCGTTGATCGTCGCTCTTGTTGGAGTTTCACCGCTTCTACCGTCGGATAGATCAGATCTGGGGGCTAATGGGAGAATGACAGATGACTGGCTGATCATTGCTGGCTGGGTATGTTTTACATTCTCTCGATTGCCTCAATTATAAAATTTTCGATGAAGctcgcccccccccccccgtcGTGGGATATATATAGAGAGAGGGTCCAAGGGAAAGATTTGACTGACTCGCATCCGCAACTATATAGATTGGAGCTTGCGGGTACGCATCCGCAATCGTCGTCCGTACGTGTATCCCCAACTCAATCTCAACTTCATAACAAAATTCCTAACAAAGCTTTACAGAGACGAAATGGGGTCTTGGGCTGACTTCACTGCACGACATGCCGGATGAAAACGTCGTCAATTTTGGCTTTGTGCGTGATAACCCCGTGTCGGCCGATTATTCCATCATATCAAATACTAATATCTTTCTAGACACAATATGTCGGCGCACCATTGTAAGGCGgctcttccccccccccccccccatacgtctttcttttcatacTTACGAAATCTCCCATGTTTAGCTATGTTCTTGGTATCTGGGGCTTCAAAACCAGCCTGCTCGTATCCTACGTCCGCTTGGTTCCCGGCGCATATCGAGTAGTGCCCATTTCGCTGGCTGTGATTGTCACAATGGCACATATCGCTTTTCTACTAGTTTTCTTGCTTCTGTGCATTCCGGTATGGCCATTTCTCAGAACATCCATTCGTGAACACTTATACTCATTGCGCATTGTGTTTATCTAGGTACAAAAACAATGGATACCCACCACTCCAGGCCATTGTGGACAGGCAGTCCCCTTTTACATCACATTTTCATCCCTTACCATCATTTTCGACGTCATAACGTAGGTTTTCAAGCagcccctttttttctcagaaACACGACGCATCTAAACTCACACCTCGCAGGCTCGCCCTCCCTTTCCCCGTCCTCCTCAAGCTCCAAATGAAGCGCCGTCGAAAAATCGCCCTCCTATGCCTCTTCGCCCTGGGCATCTTCGTCACCATTGTGCAAATCATCCGCATCCAAACAATCACCAGCCTCGCCAACTACCTCGACTCGGCCGAAGCCATCAAGTGGTCCATTGTCGAGACAAAcgtcggcatcttcatcgcctgcGTGCCCACGCTCGCGCCCCTCGTCACGTACTTTTCGGAAAAGACgcgcagcggcggcagcagcggcaacacgCCGGCACGGCCTGGTGATGGCACCGGATTCGCGCTGCAGTCGTGGAGGGTGACGAAGAATGGCATGAGGCCCCTGGGCAGCGGCGTCGACAGGGACGACGGGGGTGAGAAGAGCACGGAGAATATCTTGCAGGGGCCGGTGGCCTCGGTGAGTGAGGCGAGTGAGGCGAGCGACGGGGCGGGATCCCATGGGCGGGCGTCTGCTTCTGCGAGGAGACGTGTCGACTGATGGCAACCCACGGCTTGttatttgatttttttttcttttccttttttttaatcgCGGACGGTGCAAGCGAGCGCAAGAGTTGCTATTGCTTTTTCATTTTTAC is a window encoding:
- a CDS encoding uncharacterized protein (EggNog:ENOG41~SECRETED:SignalP(1-23)) → MHRSRLGSALFAIAGCFASLAHAAPATTSSSCKCFPGDACWPSAGDWAAFNKTVDGRLIATVPLGSPCHEASYNATECQFLQDNWLSSPIHYNSSSSVMAPLFANASCDPFQPEDTPCTLGNYVRYAVNVSTAAHVTATLQFAAKRNIRFVIRNTGHDYNGRSTGAGALSVWTHHLKDTAILDWADQFYTGKALQVGAGIQGFEALEAAHAANLIVVTGECPSVGLAGGYVQGAGHSALSTIYGLAADNALSYDVVTPNGTLVTATRALNEDLYWALSGGGGGNYGVVVSMVFRAHPDAVVAGAKFAIGTSSLGDSVLYSIVDAFHAALPAIVDSGVMIIYFFGPGFFQVPAMTAYGKTQDEAEAILKPFVDALAALNITLAPTYTQFPSYFAHYQNYWGPFPAGNIQVGTDLFGGRLIPRAVLPSFSPTAQKLVELGVTFIGVGLNVSRFGGDDANAVLPQWRSSIVEASLTLPYSFQVPFQDMVATQDTITNVVQPVIEAATPNAGAYMNEADFQQPDFQDVFFGANYPKLLQIKQKYDPSSLLYARAGVGSEVWTVAENGRMCKTQS
- a CDS encoding uncharacterized protein (EggNog:ENOG41~TransMembrane:7 (o31-53i65-88o108-130i142-165o185-209i221-239o259-283i)), whose product is MIRQSIRPMRERHTMAWAYNTREGTPNHGSMIASIALAVTALSLAALCLRIYVRTRIAKAVGLDDWLIIAGWIGACGYASAIVVQTKWGLGLTSLHDMPDENVVNFGFTQYVGAPFYVLGIWGFKTSLLVSYVRLVPGAYRVVPISLAVIVTMAHIAFLLVFLLLCIPVQKQWIPTTPGHCGQAVPFYITFSSLTIIFDVITLALPFPVLLKLQMKRRRKIALLCLFALGIFVTIVQIIRIQTITSLANYLDSAEAIKWSIVETNVGIFIACVPTLAPLVTYFSEKTRSGGSSGNTPARPGDGTGFALQSWRVTKNGMRPLGSGVDRDDGGEKSTENILQGPVASVSEASEASDGAGSHGRASASARRRVD